The following coding sequences are from one Amphiprion ocellaris isolate individual 3 ecotype Okinawa chromosome 19, ASM2253959v1, whole genome shotgun sequence window:
- the fbxw9 gene encoding F-box/WD repeat-containing protein 9, which yields MSEVRVDLNEPETEADGDQTGSSPDQSSEASRLNLQGLLPASSADVSPSPSAEPSGLLSLPWEILTHIASHLPAQCVITVLPKVCHALSDVGNDSTACQLRAQRLIGPRASFPVGPRQGFDWPTACLELEQLITCWTREADRVAKQKREGEEEQEEARRQQRGGRDAGAVAGGQEDDGEDEVEGVGVPAQEVAYGVDEEMEMAIEGEDGEIQPVQGEDQLARLREELEDRLEDDAAALMDGEQRDPRRVFPADELQEAILNHQQDLGEPGNLGNGGQIEVMQHQSPRSPSPPPALECITLPSAHIAQTNSVLFLGGEGKVCATASRDWNVKLWDLQAGTNGALLYTLGGQGNFSTHRGWVWCLASRGPLLASGGFDSTVRLWDLQAGGAERGLIRAGAAVLCLSCQSDVLLAGTFDKRVSMYDPRAPEPLIKSLRLHGNAVMCLAADDKYIISGSQDSTVAVYDRRAGRGLKKLRLSSYLMSMSYSGSEIWGGDSSGMLHSFSMQAGTFKPLSQFDVGHTALITGIQKTPGSLYTCSSDWTIKVHIPCSPPRTLCTLQYQAAVHGLSVEAGVLAVASGCGSVEIWRPRK from the exons GCTGCTTCCTGCTTCCTCTGCAGATGTTAGTCCTTCGCCTTCTGCTGAGCCGAGCGGCTTGCTGTCGTTGCCGTGGGAGATCTTAACCCACATCGCCTCACACCTCCCAGCTCAGTGTGTCATCACTGTGCTGCCAAAG GTCTGTCATGCACTCAGTGATGTGGGTAATGACAGCACCGCCTGTCAGCTCCGGGCTCAGAGACTCATCGGACCAAGAGCCTCCTTCCCAGTGGGACCAAGGCAGGGCTTTGATTGGCCGACTGCTTGCCTGGAGTTAGAGCAGCTGATAACCTGCTGGACTCGAGAAGCAGATCGTGTAGCTAAACAGAAGCGAGAAggtgaggaggagcaggaggaagcgAGGCGGCagcagaggggaggaagagatgcTGGAGCAGTTGCAGGAGGACAGGAAGACGACGGAGAGGATGAGGTGGAAGGGGTGGGAGTTCCAGCGCAGGAGGTGGCTTATGGTGTTGATGAAGAGATGGAGATGGCAATAGAAGGTGAGGACGGGGAAATACAGCCAGTCCAAGGCGAGGACCAACTAGCAAGACTGAGAGAAGAGTTGGAAGACAGACTGGAGGATGACGCAGCAGCACTAATGGATGGAGAACAAAGGGACCCCAGGAGGGTTTTCCCGGCTGATGAGCTGCAAGAAGCAATTCTTAATCACCAGCAGGACCTGGGAGAACCTGGGAATCTGGGTAACGGAGGACAGATAGAGGTGATGCAGCATCAGTCCCCCAGAAGCCCCAGCCCTCCCCCAGCACTTGAGTGCATCACGCTACCTTCAGCCCACATCGCCCAGACCAACTCGGTCCTGTTCCTGGGAGGGGAGGGGAAGGTGTGCGCCACCGCGTCCAGAGACTGGAACGTGAAGCTGTGGGATCTGCAGGCAGGAACTAACGGAGCGCTCCTGTACACGCTGGGAGGGCAGGGGAACTTCAGCACCCATCGGGGCTGGGTCTGGTGCCTGGCGTCCCGGGGGCCCCTGCTGGCCTCGGGGGGCTTCGACAGCACCGTGAGGCTGTGGGACCTCCAGGCCGGCGGTGCAGAGAGAGGCCTGATCCGAGCTGGAGCTGCTGTCCTCTGCTTGTCCTGTCAGTCGGACGTGTTACTGGCTGGAACCTTCGACAAGAGGGTCAGCATGTATGACCCCAGAG CTCCTGAGCCACTGATTAAAAGCCTCCGTCTCCATGGTAACGCTGTGATGTGCCTTGCAGCGGATGACAAATACATCATCTCTGGGAGTCAAGACTCCACCGTGGCCGTGTACGACCGCAGGGCAGGCAGAGGCTTGAAGAAACTCCGG CTGAGCTCCTACCTGATGTCCATGAGCTACAGCGGCAGTGAAATCTGGGGCGGAGACAGCAGCGGGATGCTCCACTCCTTCTCCATGCAGGCGGGAACCTTCAAGCCCCTGTCCCAGTTTGACGTGGGACACACAGCTCTGATCACCGGCATACAGAAGACCCCCGGAAGCCTCTACACCTGCTCATCCGATTGGACCATCAAG GTTCACATTCCCTGTTCGCCTCCGAGGACGTTGTGCACCCTGCAGTACCAAGCTGCCGTTCACGGG CTGAGCGTGGAGGCTGGAGTCCTCGCCGTGGCCTCGGGTTGTGGAAGTGTGGAAATCTGGAGGCCCAGGaaataa